The region CTACCTCCAAGCAAAACCTTGAGGGGGCCTTGGCGATGAACGTCGAGTTCTGGGTCGACCACGGTGACGAACTGGAAGAACGCTTCAACGCCTGGGCCAGCAAGTAAATGCCGATGGCTGGACACCAGCCGGTGTCCAGCCCTATTGTCTGGCCAGCCCTTTGCCTGAGAACAACAACAATGAATCCGACTGAAACTGAATTGCGCTTGCGCGAAGAACTGGCGGCCTGTTACCGGCTGATCGCGCACTTTCGCATGACCGATTTGATCTTCACCCATATCTCGGTGCGTATTCCCGGCCCCGAGCATCACTTCCTGATCAACCCCTATGGCTTGATGTTCGATGAAATCAGTGCCTCCAACCTGGTCAAGATCGACCTGCAAGGCAATGCCGTAGAGCCCTCGGCTTATCCGGTAAATCCGGCAGGCTTCGTCATCCACAGCGCCATTCATGGTGCCCGGGAAGATGCCCAGTGCGTGTTGCATACGCACACCAAGGCCGGTTGCGCGGTAGCGGCGCTCCAATGCGGGCTGTTGCCGGTCAACCAGATTTCCATGGAGTTCTACGGCAGGGTCGCGTATCACGACTATGAGGGCGTAGCCTTGGACATGGACGAGCAGCAGCGTCTGGTACACGACCTTGGCGACAAATCGGTACTGATGCTGCGCAACCACGGCCTACTGACCGTGGGGGAGAGCGTCAGCCAGGCGTTCCTGCGTATGTACTATCTGGAAAAAGCCTGCGAGATCCAGCTCGCGGCGCAAGCTGCGGGAGAGATCGTGTTGCCGTCGGACGCGGTCTGCGCCCATACCGAGCGCCAGTTCAACGAGCCAGCCCGGGTGCTGAAGCAAGGGGAGTTGAGCGATCCGGATGGCATGCAACTGGCGTGGGCGGCGTTGCTCAGGCTGCTCGATAGAGTGGCACCGGGCTATCGCGACTGAGTGAGAGTTGTTGTACAGTTGTTCAACAGTGTCGAGGGGCTTGCGCCGGAGCGGGCCTGCCTCACGATCACCCCCATTCCCCACGAGACCTGCCGATGTCCCAGGAAGCCCGTTACAGCCGTATGGTGCCGGAGTTGCGCAAGGCCAACCTGGTCGAAGCCACCTTGGTATGTTTGAAACGCCATGGTTTTCAGGGCGCCTCCATTCGCAAGATCTCGGCCGAGGCGGGCGTGTCGGTGGGGCTGATCAGCCACCACTATTCGGGTAAGGATGAGTTGGTAGCGGAAGCCTATATGGCCGTTACCGCCCGGGTCATGGGGCTGATCCGTGAAGCAATGGCCCAAGCCGCACCCAACGCACGCGAGCGCCTGTCGGCGTTCTTTCGCGCATCGTTCTGTGCCGAATTGCTCGACCCGCAACTGCTCGATGCATGGTTGGCATTCTGGGGCGCGGTGAAGACCGCCGAGGCCATCAATCAGGTGCACGATCACTCCTACGGTGAGTACCGCAACGAGCTCGGTCGCTTGCTGGCAGACCTTGCCAGACAGGAAAACTGGCAGGCTTTCAATGCCGATCTGGCTGCTATCAGCCTGAGCGCCTTGCTCGACGGTCTATGGCTGGAGTCCGGGCTCAATCCCGGCACCTTCACGCCCGAACAAGGTGTGCAGATTTGCGAGGCATGGGTCGACGGTCTGCAAGCGGGGGGGCGTAAGCGTTTTACCCTGACCGAGGGCTGTTGATCGATTGTTCAGTAATGGGTACGCTGCTGTCGCGAGTTAAATAACAACGACTATAAAAGAGACAACACGCAATGACGCCTCGGGTACTGATCGTCGACGACGATCCGCTTATTCGCGACTTGCTGCACGCCTACCTGTCTCAGGAAGGCTACGACGTTCACTGCGCCGACACCGCCGAGCAAGCCGACAGTTTTCTCGCCAGCCACAGTGTTGACCTGGTTATGCTCGATATCCGCCTGCCGGGTAAAGATGGCCTGACCTTGACCCGCGAGCTGCGGGTGCGTTCGGAAGTCGGCATCATCCTCATCACCGGACGCAACGACGACATCGACCGCATTGTCGGCCTGGAATGTGGTGCCGATGACTATGTGATCAAGCCGCTGAACCCCCGTGAACTGGTATCACGGGCCAAGAACCTGGTGCGCCGCGTTCGCCATGCCCAGGCTTCGAAACCGCTGGCTGCCAGCAGCCATGCGCTGAAACAGTTCGCCGATTGGGCACTGGACACCGACCGCCGCCGGTTGATCGACCCCCAGGGTGGCGAAACGCTGCTGACCCATGGCGAATTCCAATTGCTCAGCGTGTTCCTGCGCAACAGCGGCCACACCCTGAGCCGCGACCAATTGATGGACCAGATCCGCAACCGTGAATGGGTGCCCAACGACCGCTCCATCGACGTGCTGGTCGGTCGCCTGCGGCGCAAGCTGCATGATGATCCGGCTGAGCCACACCTGATCATTACCATTCACGGCGCCGGCTACCTGTTCACCGCCAGCGTCGCGGCCTGACCAGCATGCTGCGCTGGTGGGGCCTGGTAGTCCTGTTGCTGGCACCGTTGCTGCAGGCTGGCGAACGTATTCGCTATTGCGACTACCCAGTGTATCCACCGATTTCCTGGAGTGACGGCAAGCATGTGCGTGGGCTGGCGCCAACGGTGGTGCGCGAGTTGTTCGGGCGCCTGGGCTACGAGGTCGAGATGGTCGTGCTGGGCAATTGGAAGCGCTGTCTACTCGACGCCGCCGAGGGCCGCGTGGACGTGGTGCTGGCCTACAACAGTGACCAGCGTGATCAGAACATGCGCTTTTCCAGGGTGCCGGTGCTGCGCGAAGAAGTCGCGGTGTTCGTCAACCGTCAGCGGCCGGTGAAATTCGAACGGCTGCAGGACCTGGCGGGCTACCGCGGGGGCTTGTTGTTCGGTGAAAGCTACGGCGCACAGTTCGACCAGTTCGTTGCCAGGCAGCAGAACATCGAATGGGTGTCGTCGAGCCAACAGAATTTCGGCAAATTGATTCGCGGGCGGATCGACTTTGTCATTCAGGAACGTCGCACCGGGCAGTTGTTCATCGAACACCTGCCGGGTGCCGAAAATATTCAGGCGCTGCCAGCCGCCCTGAGCGTGGATTACCTGCGCGTTGCAGTTTCGCGTCACTCACCCTTGAGTCAGCATATGGCACAGATCGATGAGCAATTGCAGCGCATGACCGACGCGGGCGAGATCGAACGCTGGCTGCATCAGAGCGAAGTAACCTACCGTGACATGACCAACTTGCCGGCAGATGCGCGATGATCCGCCTGCAGCCTGATGGCCTGTTGCGTCGGCTCCTGCTGTTTATCCTCTTGTTCAGTTTATGCTTTACCGTCGTGGCCAGTACGGTTCAATTGTATTTTGAGTACCGCCGTGAGATGCGTGACATCGATGCCCGCATGGCGTTGATCCGCGTCGGCTACCTGGCCAGCCTGGAACGTAGCTTGTGGGACCTCAATCAGGAGCAGATCAGTGTGCAATTGCGTGGCCTGGTGGACTTCTCCGACGTGGCCCGGGTGCGTCTGATAAGCAGCGATTTCAACCTGCTCCAAGGCGAGGCCAACCCGCCGGGACCGCTGCGTATTGAGCGATTCCCGCTCGACTTCCAGCCGCCCTCGGGGCCTGTGCGTCACCTGGGTGAGCTTGAAGTCAGCATCGACCTGGGCGCTGTGCATCGACGCTTGTTCGCCACCGGACTCACCAGCCTGTTATGGATGAGTGTGTTTCTGTGCGGCCTGGCGGTGGCCTTGTCGGGGCTGTTCTATCGGTTGGTCACCCGTCACCTGCAGGTCATGGCCGAGTTTGCCCGCCGCGTCGGGGCCGGTGACTGGCAGGAGCCGTTGCGCCTGGACAAGCGGCGCTCGGCGCGTTTCGATGAAATCGACACCGTAGCGCATGCTCTGGACGACATGCGTCGGGCCATTCTCAGTGATATCGAACGGCGCGAAGTCGATCGTCTGGCGTTGCAGGACAAGCGCGATGAACTGCAGAAAATGGTCGAGCGGCGTACTGCCAGTCTCATGCGCGCCAAAAACGAGGCAGAAGCCGCGAACCTCGCCAAGTCGCGCTTTCTGGCGACCATGAGCCACGAACTGCGCACCCCTCTCAATGGCATTCTGGGCATGGCCGAGCTGTTGCGTGGTGCCGAGCTGGAGGGGCAGGACAGCAAACGTCTGGATGCTTTGTACAAGGCCGGCGAAGGGTTGCTCACCATTCTCAACGAAGTGCTGTACTTCGCGCGTCTGGAGGAAGGCGAAAGCCATCCTGAATCTGTCGATTTCTCTCTGCGTCAGCTGTGCGACGAGGTCATGACCTTGCTCGAACCCAGGGCGCTTGCCAACACCAGTACGCTTGGATGTGACATCGATACGAGGCTGGCGGCACGCCAACATGGCGCCGAGCAATTCCTGCGTCAGGTATTGAGTAACCTGCTGGTCAATGCGATCAAGTTCACCGAGCAAGGCCAGGTCAACCTTGAGGTGCAGGTGCTCGGCGAGCAAGACGGCGAGCAACAGCTGCGGGTGAGTGTCACCGACAACGGTATCGGGATTGCCGAGGCCATGCAGGCGAAGATCTTCGACCGCTTTACCCAAGCCAGCGAAGCCGTGGCGCGGCGCTACGGCGGTACCGGCCTGGGTCTGGCGATCAGCAAGCACCTGGTGGAGCAACTGGGCGGTAAGATCGGCTTGCACAGCGTAGAGGGGCAGGGCAGTTGCTTTTGGTTCGAACTTAGCCTTGCCCCCGGACAGCAACAGGCGCTGGCACTGCCAGTGGCGCCTGTAGTTGCTGCCCTGGATGTGCTGGTCGTCGAAGATGTGGCGTTGAACCGAGATGTGGTTCAGGGATTGCTCAAGCGCGATGGCCATCAGGTCTGGCTGGCAGCGGATGCGGAGCAGGGCATGGCATTGTGCCGTCAGCAGCGATTCGATCTGATCCTGCTCGATGTGCATTTACCCGGTATCAGCGGTGTCGAACTGTGTCGCCGGCTACGTGCAACGCCGGGGCTGAACCGTCATTCACGTATACTGGCGCTGACTGCCAGTGTACAACCGGCGTTGGTGCAGGGGTTCCTTGAGGCGGGTATGCAAGGGGTGCTGAGCAAACCACTGAAACTGGAAAATCTGCGCCAGGCACTGGCCGCCGAGGGGCCTCTGCCTGAAGCGGATGTCGAGGACCAGGACCTCGACCAGTCGCTGTTACAGACCCACCGAGAACTGCTCGGGGAACAAAAACTGCAAGGGTTGCTGGCGGTGTTGCAGGGCTTGATAACCCAGCACCAAGGCGTGCTGGCCGAGGCGCTGGCAGCGCAGGACTGCACCGAGGTTGCGCACTTGGCCCATCGCCTGGCGGGCAGTAGCGACTCGCTGGGGTTCTGTGGCCTGGCGCGGATGTTGCGCGCCCTGGAAGAGGCGGCAATGGCACGTGACATAATAGCGCTCGAGCGTTTGCATGAACCGCTACTCGCGCAGATTCAGCGAGCCCTGCAGTTGTTGGAGCAGTTGCTTCGACGCTGATGTACAAAAAACTTACGACTTTTTACATCTTCGATCTTTACGTACAACCGCACCTTACATTGCTTTCCAATAATCGACGCTAACCGCTGCACGCGGTCTTCGAAGCTTATTGGAGATAATAATAATGAACTGCCGTATAGCTGATCCGTCCCCGCGCCACCGTATTTCCCTTTCGCTTTTGCGCCACTGCTGAGGTGCCGACATGAGCGAATCAACCGATCGTAAAGGCATACACCTGACGCGGGCTCTTAAGAGCCGACACATTTTCATGCTGTCGCTGGGCGGTGTGATTGGCACCGGCCTGTTCATGGGCTCGGGGGTGACCATTAACCAGGGCGGGCCTGTGGGGGCGATCCTGGCCTACCTGGTGGCAGGTTTCCTCATGTATCTGGTGATGGTCTGCCTCGGCGAATTATCGGTGCAGATGCCGGTATCTGGCTCATTCCAGGCCCACGCCACCAAATACATCGGTCCGGCCACCGGCTTCATGATCGGCTGGGTCTACTGGATGAGCTGGGCGACCACGGTCGGCCTGGAGTTCACCGCCGCTGGCATGTTGATGGTGCGCTGGTTCCCCGAGGTCCCGATCTGGTACTGGTCGGCATTGTTCGTGGTGGTGCTGTTCGGCCTCAACGCCCTGGCTACGCGCGCCTTTGGTGAGGCGGAGTACTGGTTCTCGGGCATCAAGGTCGCGGCGATCCTGGGCTTCATCATCGTCGGTGTACTGGTGATTTTCGGTGCTATCCCGCTGACCAGTGGTGAGCCGGCACCGATGATGAACAATCTGATTGGTGATTCACTGTTCCCCAACGGCTTATCGGCAGTATTCGCCGTGATGATGACCGTGGTCTATGCCTTCCAGGGGTGCGAGATCATGGGCGTGGCGGCCGGTGAAACCGACCAACCGGAAAAAAGCATTCCACGTGCGGTACGCAACGTGGTGTTTCGCGTGTTGATCTTCTATGTGTTGGCCATTGTGGTGCTCTCGGCCATCGTTCCGTGGCAGCAGGCCGGTCTGATGGAAAGCCCGTTCGTGCAGGTGTTCGACATGGTCGGCATCCCTTACGCGGCTGACTTGATGAACTTCGTGATCCTCACGGCGATTCTCTCGGTGGGCAACTCCGGGTTGTATGCCTCGACGCGTATTCTCTGGGCGATGTCCAAGACGGGCATGGCGCCCAAGAGCTTGTCGCCGCTGAGTAAGCGAGGTGTGCCGTTGCGGGCGTTGAGCATTACCCTGTGCTTTGCCCTGGTGTCGCTGATGACCAGCTTCATCGCGGCCGACACGCTGTTCATGGTGTTGATGGCGGTAAGCGGAATGTCGGGTACCGTGACCTGGATTGTCATTGCCCTGGCGCAATACCGGTTCCGCCGTGCCTTTCTGGCTGAGGGTGGCAAACTGAGCGACCTCAAGTACCGAGCGCCGCTGTACCCGCTGGTACCATTGCTGTGCATCACGTTGTGCAGTTCGCTGTTCGTGTTCCTGGCACTGGATGAGACACAGCGGCCGTCGCTGTACTGGGGTTTTGGCTTCATCGCCGTGTGCTACGCGGCGTATTTCGTCATTAACCGCAAACGGCAGGTGGTGTTGGCGCCTTCGGTATAACGCCGGTATGACGGCGGTGTTCGATCAAACGGGCTCCGCCGTCGCCGTTGTCTTGGGTAACTGTCATCCTTGTTTCTGGTCTTCTGTCAGCCCGTTGAACCAGTCCACATAGGGTGTGTTCTCGATCTTGTAACGGTTGTAGTCGGGGGCGCCGTCAGTCCACCACACGGGGCCTCGCTCTCCCAGGGCAACCTTGGCGGCCTGCACTTGTTTGCGCGCGTTGGTGAGCAATGGAGCGTCATGGGTTGCCTTGGCTTGTCTGATCTGGCGGCGGGCGCTCATCAGGCTGTCGACGAGTCGTTGGCGCTGCTCCTGGGACAAGCCGGGGTTGCTGCATCGCCACAACTGTCCCTGGATGACGAGGTAGCGACGGTCGGGAGTGATTGGAAACATCGCAGGATACTCGCAATGGGCTATCTATCATCAGAACGGATTAGCCGATGATTAATTCCATTTCTGATAGCGAACCACCCGTTCGAGCATTGGCGTAACGACCGTGGCAAGGTGATGTTCGAGTAAGGGCAAGTGCTGAACAAGCAGGCCGGTCCACTACGACCGGCCTCTTTAGTCACCTTCAGTTAGCCTGTTCGCCCACTGTGCCGAGCGTGCGCACGCGTGATACGCGCAATGCCACCAGGCTGCCCACCACGATCAAGGCGGCCAGCGAATACAGCGCTGCATCGGTTGAACCGGTTTGGTCCTTGATGAAACCAACCAGGTACGGGCTGAGGAAGCCTGCCATCTGCCCGACCGAGTTGATGATTGCCAGCCCTGCCACCGCAGTGCCGGCACTGAGCAAGGCGGTCGGCATCGGCCAGAACATGGGCAGGCCGGTGAGGGCGCCCATGGTGGCAATGCTCAGGCCGATAATGGCAATCACCGGGTTATGCGCGAAGTTCACCGCAATCAGCAGCCCCAGCGCGCCCATCAACATGGGCACGACCAAGTGCCAGCGTCGCTCGTTGCGCAGGTCTGCCGAACGGCCCACCAGCAGCATGAAGACCCCCGCCAGCAAGTAAGGAATCGCGCTCAGCCAGCCAATTAGCAAGGCGTCGCTGAAACCCAGGCTCTTGATGATCGATGGCAGCCAGAAGTTGATCGCATACACGCCGCTCTGGATGCAGAAGTAGACAAAGCCGAAAGTCCAGATGATCGGGTTGCTGAACACCGACAACAGGCTGTCGCTGGTGGTCACTGGTTTGCTTGCCGCATCGGCGTCAAGGTCGCTTTTGATGAGCTGACGCTCGGCCGGGTTCAGCCACTTGGCGGTGGCGTAACCGTCGCTGAGCAGGAAGATCGCAAGGAAACCAAGCAGTACGGTGGGCAGCCCCTGGATCAGGAACATCCATTGCCAGCCGGCCATGCCATGTTGGCCGGCGGCGAAGTGGTTGAGGATCCAGCCGGAAAACGGACCGCCCAGCAAGCCGGAAACCGGGATCGCCGACATGAACAGAGCCATGATCCGACCACGGCGCGTGGCCGGGAACCAGCGCGAGAGATACAACACGATGCCGGGGAAGAAGCCTGCTTCAGCCGCACCGGTAAACAGGCGCAGGGCATAGAATTCCATCGGTGTAGTTACAAACAGCAGGCAGGTCGATAACGTGCCCCAGACAATCATCATCAACGCAATCCAGCGTCGTGGACCAAAGCGGTTGAGCGCCAGGTTGCTGGGCAGGCCGCATGCCACATAGCCGATGAAGAAGATCCCGGCGCCGAGGCCGTAGATGGTTTCGCTGAACTTCAGCGCATCAAGCATCTGCAACTTGGCAAAACCGACGTTCACCCGGTCCAGGTAGTTGAACAGATAGCAGATGAAGATGAAGGGAATCAGTCGCCAGGTAATGCGCCGGTAAAGGGCATTGCGGGCGACGTCTTGGCCTTGGTCAGGGGCAGAGCTGTATGACATGATTCTCTCTCTGTTTTTATGTTTATCGCCGCAGTCAGCGTCAATGTGGCTGCTGCGACGAGTCTCAGTGAGCGGGCCGTGGCTGTCTTTGTGCTTTTGCACAGCAAATCGACTGACCTGCTGTGCCCCGGACCAACTGTTGCGATAACAAGGATCCTCTCATGTTCGAACTGGACCATGATCTGGCGCAGGATATCGTCGATCGGGCGATGGCCATTCTGCCGTGTAACGTCAACGTCATGGACAGTCAGGGCCTGATCCTCGGCAGCGGCGAGCCGGAGCGCATCAACACCCGCCACGAGGGCGCGCAGCTGGTGTTGGCCAATGGTCGCATCGTCGAACTTGATGTCGAGGCCGCCAAATGCCTGAAAGGGGTGCAGCCGGGAATCAATGTCCCCTTGTTGCTCGACGGACGCTTGATGGGGGTGCTGGGGCTTACCGGTGACCCGCAGCACCTGCGAACCTACGCGCAACTGGTGTGCATGACCGCGGAAATGCTCCTGGCTCAGCGCCACCTGCAGGTGGAGCAGCAATGGCGACGACAACGCTGTGACGATCTGCTCGCGTTGTTACTGGGCGGTTCGGGCGATTCGCCGCGTCTGCTCGACGAGGCCCGCCAGTTGGGGCTCAAGCCGCAACTGGCGCGCGTTCCATGCCTGTTCGAACTGGACAACGGGCCTGCAGCCGAAGAGTTGGCCAGCTGGTTGATGAGCCGTTACCCCGACAGTTGGTGTGTGAGCCCGGCGCGTCACTCATTGCTATGGTGCCGCCCGGCCAATGTTGCCATGGACGAGTCGCGGCTGCTGGAACGGTTGCAGCGTCATGGCTGGCAGGTGCAGCGCCTGGCAACAGGTCTGCCCGCCCAAAGCATCGAACAATTGCGCCGCGGCTATCGACGCGTGCGAGACCTGCTGGCCTATGGTTGCGAAGTGGTGCCGGGCGAGCAAACGCTCACGCTGCAGCGTTACCGGCTGCCGGCATTGCTGTGGCGCCACCGCAACGATGATGCCCTGGATGAGCTGCTCGAACCCCTGCAACGCATCCGCGCCAAGGACAACAGTGGTCAGCTACTGGCGACACTGCGCGCCTGGTGCGCCCATGACGGGCAAAGCCAGGCCTGTGCCGACGCCCTGGGAATTCACCGCAACAGTTTGCGTTATCGCCTGGAGCGTATTGCCGAACTGAGCGAGGTCGATCCGCTGCGCCTGGACGGCATGCTGAGTTTGTACTTGGGCTTGCAACTGCTGCCGGTAAACGCCTGATTGGCAAACTGCCCAATGCACACATGCAGATTTTGTGCATCCGCCAGAAGCCCGCGCACGCGCTAGCTGTCAGCATGCAACGAACTGGAGCAGGAGAACCCCCATGAAAATCGTCATCGCCCCCGACTCGTTCAAGGACAGTCTCAGCGCTGAAGGTGTGGCAGATGCCATCGCCTTGGGTCTGGCCCAGGTCTGGCCTGACGCGCAGTTGCTCAAGCGGCCGATGGCCGATGGTGGTGAAGGCACCATGGAGGCAATTATTGCGGCCTGTAGTGGTGAACTGCGTCGTCAGCACGTACAAGGCCCGCTGGGCGAGACAGTGCAAGCCGGCTGGGGCTGGTTGGCCGACAGCCACACGGCGATTATCGAAATGGCCCAGGCCAGCGGCCTGCAGTTACTCGGCCTTGGACAGCGTGACGCGTGCCGCAGCAGCACCTTTGGCACCGGCCAGTTGATCAGCGCTGCCCTCGATGCCGGTGCGCAGCGGATCATTCTGGCGATCGGCGGCAGCGCCACCAACGACGGTGGCAGCGGCATGCTCAGGGCCTTGGGCGTGCGCCTGTTCGACGCGCAGGATCAGGCGCTGGCCGAGGGTGGCCTGGCGTTGAGCCAACTGGCGCGCCTTGATGCCAGCGCGCTGGACCCGCGCTTGGCCCGGGTGCAGTTGGAAGTTGCCGCCGACGTTGATAACCCGCTGTGCGGCAGCAATGGCGCGTCGGCTATCTTCGGCCCCCAGAAAGGCGCCAGTCCTGATCAGGTGCTGATGCTGGACAAAGCCTTGGGGCACTTTGCCGATCACTGCGCAGCGTGGCTCAACGAAGACGTGCGTGACTTTCCAGGCTGCGGTGCCGCTGGCGGCATGGGCTTTGCGGCAAAGGCGTTCCTGCAGGCGACCTTCCGGCCGGGTATCGACGTGGTCGCAGAGTTGGCCGGCCTGGAATCGGCCGTGCAAGGCGCTGATCTGGTGATTACCGGGGAAGGGCGCTTCGATGCGCAAACATTGCGGGGCAAAACACCCTTCGGTGTCGCTCGGGTTGCCAAGCGCCACGGTGTACCGGTGCTGGTCATCGCCGGAACCCTGGGAGAAGGTTACCAGCAATTGTACGGCCACGGCATTGACGCTGCGTTCGCTGTGACCAGCGGGCCGATGAGCCTCGAACAGGCGTGTGGTAATGCCGCAGAGTTATTGCGGGATCGTGCTGGCGATGTTGCGCGCTTGTGGTCGTGTGCCCATCAATCAGCGCCTAACCGATGATTGCAGGCTGCTCGAGTGGCTTGTCGAGCACAGCCAGTTCGCCGAAAGAGGCCGAGGCATCGATGTAGCGCAACGCCGACTTGGCGTCTTTCCAGCCGACGTAGCTCATCAATGCCTTGATCTCCCAGCCGTTGCTGGTAGCCCAGGTGGCAAAGCCGCGGCGCAACGAGTGGCTGGTATATGAAGAAGCCGAGATCCCGCTGCGTTCCAGGATGCGCCGCAACAAGGCGATCAGGCTGTTGCTGTTGAGCGCAGCCTCATTCAGGTTGCCCCAGCGATCGAGTTTGCGGAACACCGGGCCGTGCGCGATGCCTGCCACTTCGATCCATTGCAGGTAGGCCTGCACTGGACACAGCACTTTCAGTGCTGGCGCCTGATGGCGAGTGCCGAGTGCCTGGCGGTCAGCTTTGCTTCGTGGCAAGTAAATGTGCATGCCTTTGCCGGCCTGAGCTTGAATATGTTCGACGTGCAGACGAGCCAGTTCATCGCCGCGAAAACCACGCCAGAAGCCGATCAGCAATAACGCCACATCGCGTCGAGCCCGCAACAGCTCGGGCAGGTGGTGACGCTCGCGGGCCTGGCGGGCTTCTTGCTCCAGGAACGCAATGGCTTGCTGCAAGTGCTGGATTTGCAATGGCGCCGCTTGCCGGGGTTCGGCCGGGTGCAGGGTTCGAATACCCTTTAGCACCTGGCGTACCACCGGTGCCTTGGTCGGATCGGGAAAACCCTGGCTGACATGCCACTGCCCAAGCGCCGCCAGGCGCTGTTTGAGGGTACTGATTGCATGGGTGTCAGCGTGGTCGGCCAGGTAGCGGGCAATACTGTCGGCGGTGGCGGGAAGAAAGCCACCCCAGCTTACTTCGAAGTGCTGGACCGCCGCTTGGTAACTGCGTCGGGTGTTGTCGCGGGTGGCCGCCTGAAGATAGCGCTCGATGGTGTTCATTACCCGCCTCGGTGCTCGAGGCTGAAAATGAGAGGCCTCGAGCGCCATGCATTGTAAAACAGTTGCGGGCCAAGCGGTGAGTGCGCGTCAGCGCGGCGCCCACAAGTCGGGCAGACCTGGGTCGCTGACCACGATCAGACGCTTGAGCAACACCTTCAACGCCTGAGCGTCAGCCGGGCCCAATTTAACTGACAAATCCTCCTCGACCAGCTTGGCCAGGGCCAATTGTTGCAGCGATGCTTCGCGGCCGTTGGCGGTAAGCACAAAGCGCTGTTGGCCTGGACCCCCTTCAATGGCTACCAGATTCTGTCGCTCAAGGAAGCGCATGCTTGGCAGTGTCACTTCGTGACCGGTGTAGTTCACGAAGGTGTTGATCTCTTCCAGACTGAGGTTGTCGCGGATGCACAGCACCGAGAGAATGAAAAACGCCTGTTCATCCAATTGTTGGTTGTTCAACAACAGGCGCAAAGCGTTGAGCAACTGATAGTGCGCGCGTCCCAGCAAATAGCCAAGCAGGTCTTCGGTGTAGCTGCACTCGGGCGGCGGTGGGGTGGTAGCCAGGCGCAGTTCGCTGCGCGGTTTGCGCATGGCCAGGGCGTACTGGCCGCTTTGGAACGCCAGCGGCGCACGCTCACTGTGATCGAATGCCAGCACCTCGCCGACAAAAATCACGTGATCGCCGCCTTCGTACTGGAACGCGGTGCGGCACTGAAAGCGCGCGGTGCAGTCCTGTAGCAAGGGGGCTTCGCTGATGCCGCTGTCGAACTGGATTTC is a window of Pseudomonas sp. DG56-2 DNA encoding:
- a CDS encoding class II aldolase/adducin family protein, whose protein sequence is MNPTETELRLREELAACYRLIAHFRMTDLIFTHISVRIPGPEHHFLINPYGLMFDEISASNLVKIDLQGNAVEPSAYPVNPAGFVIHSAIHGAREDAQCVLHTHTKAGCAVAALQCGLLPVNQISMEFYGRVAYHDYEGVALDMDEQQRLVHDLGDKSVLMLRNHGLLTVGESVSQAFLRMYYLEKACEIQLAAQAAGEIVLPSDAVCAHTERQFNEPARVLKQGELSDPDGMQLAWAALLRLLDRVAPGYRD
- a CDS encoding TetR family transcriptional regulator C-terminal domain-containing protein; protein product: MSQEARYSRMVPELRKANLVEATLVCLKRHGFQGASIRKISAEAGVSVGLISHHYSGKDELVAEAYMAVTARVMGLIREAMAQAAPNARERLSAFFRASFCAELLDPQLLDAWLAFWGAVKTAEAINQVHDHSYGEYRNELGRLLADLARQENWQAFNADLAAISLSALLDGLWLESGLNPGTFTPEQGVQICEAWVDGLQAGGRKRFTLTEGC
- a CDS encoding response regulator; translation: MTPRVLIVDDDPLIRDLLHAYLSQEGYDVHCADTAEQADSFLASHSVDLVMLDIRLPGKDGLTLTRELRVRSEVGIILITGRNDDIDRIVGLECGADDYVIKPLNPRELVSRAKNLVRRVRHAQASKPLAASSHALKQFADWALDTDRRRLIDPQGGETLLTHGEFQLLSVFLRNSGHTLSRDQLMDQIRNREWVPNDRSIDVLVGRLRRKLHDDPAEPHLIITIHGAGYLFTASVAA
- a CDS encoding ABC transporter substrate-binding protein encodes the protein MLRWWGLVVLLLAPLLQAGERIRYCDYPVYPPISWSDGKHVRGLAPTVVRELFGRLGYEVEMVVLGNWKRCLLDAAEGRVDVVLAYNSDQRDQNMRFSRVPVLREEVAVFVNRQRPVKFERLQDLAGYRGGLLFGESYGAQFDQFVARQQNIEWVSSSQQNFGKLIRGRIDFVIQERRTGQLFIEHLPGAENIQALPAALSVDYLRVAVSRHSPLSQHMAQIDEQLQRMTDAGEIERWLHQSEVTYRDMTNLPADAR
- a CDS encoding ATP-binding protein, whose protein sequence is MIRLQPDGLLRRLLLFILLFSLCFTVVASTVQLYFEYRREMRDIDARMALIRVGYLASLERSLWDLNQEQISVQLRGLVDFSDVARVRLISSDFNLLQGEANPPGPLRIERFPLDFQPPSGPVRHLGELEVSIDLGAVHRRLFATGLTSLLWMSVFLCGLAVALSGLFYRLVTRHLQVMAEFARRVGAGDWQEPLRLDKRRSARFDEIDTVAHALDDMRRAILSDIERREVDRLALQDKRDELQKMVERRTASLMRAKNEAEAANLAKSRFLATMSHELRTPLNGILGMAELLRGAELEGQDSKRLDALYKAGEGLLTILNEVLYFARLEEGESHPESVDFSLRQLCDEVMTLLEPRALANTSTLGCDIDTRLAARQHGAEQFLRQVLSNLLVNAIKFTEQGQVNLEVQVLGEQDGEQQLRVSVTDNGIGIAEAMQAKIFDRFTQASEAVARRYGGTGLGLAISKHLVEQLGGKIGLHSVEGQGSCFWFELSLAPGQQQALALPVAPVVAALDVLVVEDVALNRDVVQGLLKRDGHQVWLAADAEQGMALCRQQRFDLILLDVHLPGISGVELCRRLRATPGLNRHSRILALTASVQPALVQGFLEAGMQGVLSKPLKLENLRQALAAEGPLPEADVEDQDLDQSLLQTHRELLGEQKLQGLLAVLQGLITQHQGVLAEALAAQDCTEVAHLAHRLAGSSDSLGFCGLARMLRALEEAAMARDIIALERLHEPLLAQIQRALQLLEQLLRR
- a CDS encoding amino acid permease, whose product is MSESTDRKGIHLTRALKSRHIFMLSLGGVIGTGLFMGSGVTINQGGPVGAILAYLVAGFLMYLVMVCLGELSVQMPVSGSFQAHATKYIGPATGFMIGWVYWMSWATTVGLEFTAAGMLMVRWFPEVPIWYWSALFVVVLFGLNALATRAFGEAEYWFSGIKVAAILGFIIVGVLVIFGAIPLTSGEPAPMMNNLIGDSLFPNGLSAVFAVMMTVVYAFQGCEIMGVAAGETDQPEKSIPRAVRNVVFRVLIFYVLAIVVLSAIVPWQQAGLMESPFVQVFDMVGIPYAADLMNFVILTAILSVGNSGLYASTRILWAMSKTGMAPKSLSPLSKRGVPLRALSITLCFALVSLMTSFIAADTLFMVLMAVSGMSGTVTWIVIALAQYRFRRAFLAEGGKLSDLKYRAPLYPLVPLLCITLCSSLFVFLALDETQRPSLYWGFGFIAVCYAAYFVINRKRQVVLAPSV